In Engraulis encrasicolus isolate BLACKSEA-1 chromosome 2, IST_EnEncr_1.0, whole genome shotgun sequence, the sequence CCTGGTTGTAGGGGCCTTGACCTGGTCAGGCCAACACACTGCCATGGCTGGCCTGAGCTAAGCCCAGCCCATCCCATCCTttcccagcacagcccagcccagcctagagcagagcagagcagaccagagcGGACCAGAGCAGAGCATGCCTGGGGGGGCTATGGTCGCAGTTGCCTGGCAGTGACCCGCTTAGACCAGCACACCGCCACAGCTGACCAGAGTTAAGCTGAGTCCATCCCCTCCCATCCCAACGTCgctcaacccaacccaacccagatCAGGAAACGTCCGGAagagctgcagtgcagtgcagtgcagtgcattccCATGATGCCTCAGGGGCCCGGTGGTCGGTAGGGGCCCGGTGGTCGGTAGGGGCCCGGTGGTCGATAGGGGCCCGGTGGTCGGCAGGGGCCCGGTGGTCGGCAGGGGCCCGGTGGTCGATAGGGGCTCCGTGGTCGATAGGGGCCCGGTGGTCGGTAGGGGCCCGGTGGTCGGCAGGGGCCCGGTGGTCGGCAGGGGCCCGGTGGTCGATAGGGGCCCGGTGGTCGGTAGGGGCCCGGTGGTCGGTAGGGGCCCGGTGGTCTGCGGGGGCCCGGTGGTCGGCGGGGGCCTGGTGGTCGGTAGGGGCATTGCCTTGGTCAGACCAGCACACCATCACAGCTGAGCTCAGTCCAGAGCAGTCCAGCCATCCCAGACCCATAACAGAGCAGGGTTGCATtgctcgaaaccaaagttgcttactacattagctactttgttgttttcaatgcattttcccattggcaactaccgaaattgctaacaggctaacaacttctcttttgagaaactcacccccgCATTGCCCGAAAGCGCAATAGCTAGCTAgttagttagcaacttggttgcaatgcaattagcCATGGCAAAACCAACTCAAGTGCCTAATGTAGTTAGCTAGAATGTGAGTTTCGAGAAACTTCTTCCAGACCTTGCTGGGCTAGGATAGGGGGGCTGGGGGATGCGAAAAGGCCAGATGACAATATCAGAGTGGTAAGAAGCCTCGCAGAGCAGGGTGAGGGTCACAGGCAGGTGTGGAGccaagagcagtgtttctcaaactttttcagaccgaggaccactttccctatcaaaaaaaggttaagggaccacctgtcaactgaactgacagttgaggggtgctaatttgacactccagatcactcactttttattcacaatgcaagcctgtcttattatggtgaaaataagacttcagctatgtttaactttgtaataatCTCACAATTatggcctactgctagctcgtcttggaaaagtagaaatccactcacggaccacctgagctctgtcgcggaccaccagtggtccccggaccacactttgagaa encodes:
- the LOC134463678 gene encoding prespore vesicle protein-like, with the protein product MQPCSVMGLGWLDCSGLSSAVMVCWSDQGNAPTDHQAPADHRAPADHRAPTDHRAPTDHRAPIDHRAPADHRAPADHRAPTDHRAPIDHGAPIDHRAPADHRAPADHRAPIDHRAPTDHRAPTDHRAPEASWECTALHCTAALPDVS